A region of Subtercola boreus DNA encodes the following proteins:
- a CDS encoding helix-turn-helix transcriptional regulator, with protein MTIPLTSRLIADQPEYLSPDEAAAMIPGMTKGALAGLRFTGKGPKYRKPTARTVIYEKSEVIEWIEASARRGTAQDAVA; from the coding sequence ATGACAATCCCGCTCACTTCGCGACTTATCGCGGATCAGCCCGAGTACCTTTCGCCCGACGAAGCAGCCGCGATGATCCCTGGGATGACCAAAGGCGCACTCGCCGGCTTGCGATTCACCGGCAAGGGTCCGAAGTATCGCAAGCCGACTGCGAGAACAGTCATCTACGAGAAATCCGAAGTCATCGAATGGATCGAAGCAAGTGCCAGGCGTGGGACCGCTCAGGACGCCGTCGCCTAA